The Canis lupus baileyi chromosome 29, mCanLup2.hap1, whole genome shotgun sequence genomic interval atatatttcctCAACCGACAGATACAAAAAGTACAAACTAAATATAAGTGTACTTGAAATTTggtattaaaaagttatttttgggacacctgggtggctcgatggtttagtgcctgccttcggcccagggagtcccaggatcgagtcccacatcaggcttcctgcatggagcctgattctccctctgcctgtgtatctctgcttctctgtgtgtctctcatgaataaataaataaaatctttaaaaaaaaagttttctttggatatgaaatattagaaaacacTGTTTTGGAGCATGAGAACAGTTTCAACCTTATACAAACCATCTGTAATACCAAAATCTCAGATAGTCCACAATTTCAATATTAAGACTGCTTCTTACTATAGCTAAGATTCAGTAGTAGTACACTGAATACCAAAATGAGAAACATGTTgctaggaaaagcaaaaaaagtcaAGGCAAACCACAGGTTACACATACTAATTCAAGGACTATACTTTTTGAATGTAATtttaccaaacttttttttttttttaaattcatgagacacacagagagagaggggcacagacaaaggcagagggagaagcaggctccatgcagggagcctgacgtgggattcgattctgtgtctccaggatcacaccctgggctgaaagcagcgctaaactgctgagtcacccaggctgccccaattttACCAAACTCTTAACTAAATCTGAGACATTCGATTTCCCTCTAGGAAGGAAACtgcatatttaaacaaatttgttttaaaaaggtgccactgatataattttatttaaaaattgataaattaattttgattCTACCTGAAGCAGGTTCCCATGAATCAGAAGAGGACCTTTTCCttgaaaaatgtccattttcctatcagcaaaatgagaaaaaattaattaGGAATGGGGGCCAGTAAAGAATGTGAACTTTTCTTCATAACTTTAAACAGATTCTAGACCAAATAAAGCAAGCACTTATATTTGGAGGTAAGTTCAAACTTctgtagtaaaatattttaaactcttaagttttataaaaatgaagagcatttatattataaaaacgTAAGGatgtataaaaatacagttttcaaatgcaaatttaCAGATTTATATTAACTCAAGATTGTATTAGAACACTATACCATGATTTTGATAAAGTTATAGTAACTCTAATATTTGTCAACTAAATGGACAtaacacaggggtgcctgggtggctcagtcagttaagtctctgactttggctcagagcatgttctcagggtcctaggactgagcaggtgaaagactccccactgagcagggagtctgcttatcccccttcttctgcatgtgtgtgctttttcaaataaataaaatccttaaaaaaaaaaaaaaaaaaaaaaggacacaatgGACTCTTCAATACTGCAGTTCAAGTACTGATTGATGCTCAACCAAACACTGAAATCTTCTAAGAAAGGACCAGATGTTACTAACCTTTATGGTTAGCAAATCTCACTGTTGGAAGACACCAAAACTCCTTGCAAACAAACCCTAGAGTTTACAAGTATGTTTTCCAGCAACATACAAGGCAACACTCTCCATTTACTCCTAAAATGTCATGGTTTGATTTACTTTTGGtctgattttaaaatctcttagTATCTTATCAACATAGGCCTTTCTTGATATCCGATCTTCCAAGAAACACTGTATGTAGAGAAGTTCTTTGAAACAAAGGTACTTGTCTTTTCTAGGGGAGAGGGTCAGCTTTTATGATAATTTAGCTTTAGTCTTTTCTCTGGGATAGCTTTCTAAGTATTACCATCTAAGTTGTCTACCACCCATTCTCAGGTATTTAggaccagtgattctcaaaacTTTAAAgtacatcagaatcatctggaaggcTTGTTAACTGCAGACTGCTGGACTCTTGGCTCCAATTTCTGGTTCAGTGAGTCTGAGGTGGggcctaagaatttgcatttctaagttcccaggtgatgctgatgttgTTAATCCAGGGACCACATTTCGGAAATTTCTGTTCTAAACCATTTCCTACTGTTTTAGATTTTCCATTCCTTCAGCAcagcctaatttaaaaatgactataacttgcttaaaaaaagaatgtttacttTCTTAAGAAAGATCTTTGTTCATGGTCTGAAAAAAGGGCAAGAAACACTACTGAGTCCTATGGACAGCTGGAGGAAACCTAATGGagtttaggttttaaaaaaactgtatatCAGCATTTCCTTAACAAGAGATACTAGTATGATGTCaacaattattatttctaaatttagcattttaaatataataaagcaaTAGCGAAACTAATTCAGTAATTATTACACATACCAGGTTTGAAAGATTACTTTTTCCAGCTGTGACGTCATTCTGTTTACTTTGTTCCTGCCttggtttacattttctttctataCTAGAGGATTTTAAGGAAAGATTGCTTGCTTCTGAGAAAGAATTTTCTGAGTTGATTCTCTGTTCCATTTGTTCCCTTCTCAACTTCTTtagttctctttctctgcagTAAGAAGCTAATGACAACTGGAATTTAGCGCCCAGTGGACTTTCTCCTGGGTGGTGCCTGGATAAGCTGCTCCTGCTGCTAAGACTTCTAGAGCTGTTCTTGAAGATGTCAGCTTCTGTCACTGTGGCCTGCTTTTTGGAATCTGCACTGGTCTTGTCTCGATCTCTATCATTCTTCTCCCTGCTATTTTCATGAATGAACAGCGACTTTCTTCTCTCTGGAGATCGATGTTTTTTCTTCAGTGCCTTCATCTCCTTTGATAAGCAATATGGAGGAACATAGACTTCTGTAACCGCCTTAGGATATTTGGTGGCTATTGACACACAAGGCCGACGTGATTCATGTATACCACCATCTTTATGGTGCTCTTTAACACCTTTCATAAAAGCCTCTAAAATAGTGCCCTTTTCTGATGGCACCCTTTTGGGTTTAGACTTTTTTGGTGAGGATAGTTTCCTTTCAAACTGCTCTGTCCCAGTGATGGACAATCCACTTCCTCCATATTTGATGTCTGATTTTTGTGGAGAATCCAACATATGTCTGTCTAAATAGCCAATTAAAACACAAATtgcatgttattaaaaataacaaactattACATTTTGTATACACTTTTAAATTAatagtatttaaaatactaagctatcacaaaaattttcaaattcatatttaaatgatGATACACATTTTATGGGGGGAATTAAGACACAATCTATTTAATAACCTTACTTTCATAAACTCCCTTTTGCTATTTCTTGTAAGATCACCATGGCTCTATTTATGTTACTGTATCAAGAGAATCAAAATAGTATGCCTTATGAACATTGTTGactgacatattttaaatataataacagCAAAAAGCTTCATGATGGTTagaatttatctttgaaaaaaaccctgcatcttcattatattttcaatttgaaCATTATGCTTAATCAAGTAAGAGCttagagaaatttgaaaattgaaTCCATCTCCCTCTTGAAAAGATCCTGCAAAAAAAATGCATTAGTAGTATACATACCTTGCTTTGAAGCTGGTTTGAAGAAATCTATAATTGACTGcttcctgaaaataaaagcataactAATATGGTATCACACAAGCAAACATTAAAACCTCAATAATTCAGATTAAGGTGAGAATAATAGTAGATTTATAGAATACAGATTGGATTTAATCAAGTTCTGACAGTGGCAATAATGCTTTCCTAAGCTGattataaaaaactgaaaatataatttaccatTTCCTGTAGAAGCAAATTTACAAAAGCACAATTGAGACTTATATAACCTATAGTACTACAATGATTAACATTGGAATATGGATCCAGGGAATTGACAGTACTTCCTACGACTGAAAATCATGAGGGGATCTGATCCTATTGCTTGGTATCTCCAATGACTGGTACAAAATAATGCTCAAtagatgtttgctgaatgaataaacagagaTTATAAAAACTGAGTAAAACCTAAACAGATTCATAACAAGAGCAGATGACAGAATGGCAATATCAGTGATTGGGCCTATCTAGGGAGGCAGCTGAATTGAAGTGCATGCTGGCCAAAAGACAGAAAGGATCAAGTGCCAAGCCTGTATTATCTTCTTTGTACACTACAGTATGATGTTAATCTAAGTTAAACAGCAGAAATTAGAATGAGTCTTCACAACTAGTGTTTCAAAATCttaacttttatataaaaattcttaagatatttgcaaaaataacATATTGCCTagggaaaacacaaaacaagagaaaaggaagaaagtgaacAATTACAAAAACcaactgttttaatttttaaggatatCTGTACCTTACAGTAACACAAAAGTGAACCATATTACCAGAATTTGTATTCGGATTGATGTATTTAGAATTGTCAGCTGCATAAGGAGGAATGTCATCATATGTAGAGTAAAAAATTAACTTCCTGGCAAAATTCTGGTAAAACATATTCATTTTACTTAAAGAGAAGCAGTACACTATCAGTTTCCCTAAACAATTATCCACAGTGAGGTTGGAATGCTCAGACAAAACTTGAACAATCCCAGTCCTTTGTATGCTTCACAGGTCACATAAGAAGAGCAACACCCATCTTTAATGGTTTACTAAGAGTCCACAATGTTTGTGAGATGTTGGTAGAAAAGCTAACTGGTTATGAAACGAGTATCAGTGCCAGACTAAGGAAGAAtctatgcatttgtttttataaatctaaaaaaatcaatgccacaggagaataaaggaagaaatgctAGAGGTTCTGCAAACTGGTAAAGGACGATGCCTTCCATTACTGGTTGAGGAAAGAGATGGGAACGGATTAAGAAGTGGCTAATTCAAAAGAACACTAAATATGCTTTTACAGTAATTACTAAAAGAAAGTAtattatatcttaaaattttagatCCCAGGCTCCTTTTCGAGTAATACACCAGAGGGAAAATGGTTTTGGGTAAAACATACAAGAAACCTGTAAAATAACCATGAATGTAACTTTCAAGTAGGAACAGTTCTCTAATTTCATATGCACAGAAATGTCCATTAGTTATTTATAACTAGCTCTTTAAAATTATAACAGCTCACAAGCCCTTACCTGAAAATTTGGGGtcaaatgtttttgaatttgaatttactGGATTTTAGAAAGGGGGTAACTCGGATGCATTACATAAAGCCCCCAGTGGGGTCTGACACTGCACCCCGAAGCATACACCAATATTTCTCCAGCAAAACTTACAAATACACTCAGTGTGATAAAGCCCATATATAGTCTTCCATTACTTCTAGTCAGATTTGGCTGCCAAGTAAGATGTGGTGCCAAACTTACTGAAAACTTTTGATTTTCATAGCATCCTGGCTTCCACAATTAAGATAAGGGATTGTGGACCTGTACCACAACATTAGAAGATAAACTTACTGTGACACTTAAGTTACaagctttttaaaacttaaaataaaaaagacagtacCAAGTGCGTAGAGAATTTAAACATCTTTTATTGTCAGAGGATGTCATTTGATAAAACTCCCCATCTCGTTACAAAGCTCCCACAAAATCTTCACAAAAAAATCTAGCCTCTTGGAGAGGCGGAAAGCTGCCGAGGAAAAAACATATCACATTCCAAATCTGCATGTTCTTTAAGTATGAATTATCGTGCATACTGGACTATTAAGTAATTAATGGAAGGGTCTCCCTCGTCACATCGTACACAATTCCACCCAcaatttagaaaagattttagaCTATTATGCTACTCCGATTAGCAGAACTGAACGTACAAAAAAACCACCTCAATATGCACTTAGCAGTTAGGGCCCCGGGTCCAGCTCTCGGAAAGGACAAAAATCACGGTCTACCTAAGGCGGGTTCTCCGtagccacccaggctgtggtCCCTACACCGAGACCTGCGTCCCaactacagaaaaagaaactcGAAGTCCCAGAAGCCCCCGCGCGGAGGCGGGGCAGGGGTTTGCCAGGCCCCGGAACGCCGAGGCCTGAGCTCGCGGAGGATGGCGGGAACTGAAAGAGCGGGCGTCCGCAGTCCTCCCTCATACCCTTGCCCCCGCGACCCGGCCCCTTCTCCAACCCTCTGCACGGTACCTGTCCCCAGGACTCTTTGTTCTCTTTCCCGCTGCAGCAGGGGCGGTACTACCGGGTCTCAGATGGCAGCGCGGGGGCGACGACCCCGGGGCTGGGGATGAGGGGAAACCTGGCCTAGCGGGCATGCAGCGCCTTGTCATGTCGGCGCCGCTGGCGACGGCGGCATGAGCTGTGGCTGGAGAAGTTGGGTGCGTGGTTGCCGTCTTGCTGCTGGGACTCGGGGAGGCTGTCGGAGCAGAGTTGGGCGGCACCCCCTTCTCTCTTCATGGCGGTTCTCTCTCTTCGGAAGTGACTCCTGTGTGAGCGGGAAGGAACCTGAGGACCAACAGGGGGCGGGTCTTACTTGAAGGGTCGCACTCTGACTGGCTGCCGCGCCGGTCTTTCCAGTAGTGGAGCAATAGAAAGCGGCAGCCTCTCGGGAGAAGGCGGGGCTTCGAGAAGGGGAGGGGGTAGGAAAACTGCCCCCCCCGTCACGTgcgcggcggggggtgggggggggaagcgCACAGTCGCATCCGGGCCGCGTCGGCCTCGGCAGGCACGCGGGGGCGAACCGGCGCGGGCGGCTGCGGGCGCTGCGGCAGCTGGCGACAGCCGCCTGTTCGAGGACGAAGGTCGAGGTTTGCAGAAGCAAACCCGAGCCCGGCAGCTGCCCTCAGTGAGGATGGCCAACGGTTGGGCTTCCTGTGTCCTACAATTGTGCCTCAGAAATCCCCAGCTGCTCATTGCATCGTCTCTTTAACATCTTAGGCCAAAGTGCCCTGATGCTGTCACCATTTCCTTGGTAATCTGCACAGCCCGATCTGAAGTCTTGTCCATTCTGTGAGAGTTCTTGTTAACGTGTTGTGGTGGGTGCTTTTTctcttaagggggaaaaaaccccactGAAATAGAGGCTGTTTTTCTTCCACAGAAGCATTTTCTCAGCTGTTGAAATGAGTTATCCATGAAGTCTGCAACCCGATTCCTTGGAGATTTTTGAAAGGAACATAGGGTCAGCTTTCAATTACCCATGTTAAGTGTGGACAGCATAGATTAGTGAAAGCTGCCAGCAATCTCCAAATCTCCTTTGTAATGGGCTTGTGAGTTGGAGGCTGTCAGTCAGGGTTTTTCTTACAAATGGAGACTGGTCAGAAtatttctgagcctcaatttctacatctataaaatggcTATTCTACTTTTCTGGGAAATTGTAAACTATAAGATAAGCAGTGTAAACTTCACAGTTTGGAGTCTGTCGTTTAATAAGTATTGAGCAAATTAGCGttccttttcctttgctctttagACCTACTCTTACATACTTTACTATAAAATCTCCCAGAGACAGATCAGATATTGACATCTTATATACACAgacatataatatatgtaatatactaATAGTTGTAATGTACTGTTATGACGTATATGTCAAACCAAAATACCAATCTTCAAGATGTCCAAGCTTTGATTGGCAGGCCTGTTCAATCACCTGGGTGGAAGAAAATCTCAAATGACAGAAAAGAATTTAGGTCTTTAGATAGTTTATTGTACTGAGATTTGACTGCCTCTGTAGCTAAGTAAGGCTGACTGACCTGAGGTtcacctcttttcctttctgtttagcCCTTAGGAGGAAGAATTAATGAGGAATAAAAATGGCCCACAAAGTTGTGAAGTATAGGGTAAAAGATAAACAGTGAATATACAGATCTCTCATACAtcaaaaaaaacacatatatacgCAGCTATATATGATGTAACAGGAAtgcaagaaaggaaataaataagggGCATTTTTCTGTTAATAAGTGGGAAGTTATTGTACCTAGCATCATTCTTTACCTAACAAAGAATATAATAGATGCTTGAAATGTGTTGAATAATGATTTGcacatttgtttatttggggctttttacatgtattatttcctATCTCTTGTATTAGCACTTTCTGTTGGGTGTTGTTACACTAGTAAATTCTTGTTTCTATAATGGCACATCTACAAAACATTTACTCTGATACATTTCACTGCATGCTTGGTCCATAAGAAAGAGCGATGCATAATAAAACAATATACTACATGATCAATCAGTTGCTTTTCTTGGATTATTGTATTTGAATCATCTGACCTCCAAGCTATCACTTTAAAGTCTGTACTCATGCTACCAAACAAtagttttcacattttcttaatcTGAGCAACAGATTATGGAGTTAAGTGAGGCAAGAAATCCCTTGATCAATAAATGGAGATGGAGTcataatgaaaacacaattttaaaaatctcttcttaACAGGGAAGTAGTTATCTAAATCCTCAATAAGCATCAAGGCTCTTCTTTGTTTAAGCTGTGTTTGAAAATGATACAGATTTGGCCACAGGGTGAAGTATGTTCAACATACTAAGTAGAACTGCTGGGAGCCTTTCAGGTTCTTTTTCCCCCCAGTAACATCGGGCAGTCTATTTTGTAATTTTGCCCCTTCTCCTCACATTGAGTGTGTACATATGCTGCATGCACAGATTGTTCATGTAGGGTTCATATAGTGGGCCAGAAATAGGTAGCCAGGAGCTGTACACCAGGGGAAAGATCAGGTGTTTGCATGTGAGGAGGCATGAGGACAGTAGaactggggtggggctggggagagaggatGATGAATAAAGGAGACAAAACTGAATTAGAGACTCAAGACAAAACTTCAGCCAGGATTGGATAAAGAATTTGGAGAAATTAAGGCCAGATGACCATAAAAGGCTAGTTTGAGAAGATTCCTAGGAATACAGGTGGGGATGAGGAAGCAAAAATCATGAGTGGAGTGGCGTCTATGCATGAAGCTTCTGTGGGGGGCATCTCAGCTCAGTCTGGCACCCTGAATTGTTAAAGACCCTAAGGAAGAATGCAGACTCTGGCCTTGCCAGGAATGGATGGAGCAGCAGCCGAAACAATGTTACAGTAACAGCAGATCAAGTTTGCTGGGAGTGTGATGCGAATCCTGGGAGGAGTGACTGGACAACTGATGCCAGCGATTGCAAGCagtcacaaagaaaacaaagtggaCAAAGCTGGCTCACACCCTACCTTAGCAGGCAAGGAGGAGAAGAACAAAAGGTCAGTAAGTTACAAAGAATGTTACTAAAGAGAACTAAAGTAAGAGTAACTTCTGGTTCTACAGTAATGATGCACTTTTGCTGAGATGGCTACCCTCTGGTAAATTTCAAGGCTTTTATTGGAGGGTTCTCTAgggcaggcagagacaaagaTGGGTTTACTGGGGAGCTGCCTGCTGAAGACCAAGACTATATGTGTggaggggagggtagagggacCTGGGAAGGAGGATAAGGAACAGACCCAGAGAAACAGGAAATAATTAACTTGAATGCCTGACAGAGAAAGACCACGTGATGATCTGAAGAAGGAAAGGCGAGCTCCTGCTTTTCAAGATCCACACGGTTCACTTTGCAAATGGATGCCGAACTCAAAACTGCCCAACAAGCGTGTTTGGAAAAAGCACTGGCTTGGTTTTAAGGGGCTGCTAGGGAAATGCCAAATGTAATATAATGTAATGTCACATAATCTAAATTTCCTGGGAATAATTAGTAACACTCTGAAAAAGCAGATCTGATGTTAGGGAAAGTACGTTTCTTGCTATTTCATTACGGAATGATGCCAGATAATATTTCCTAAACTTTAAACACAAGtaacatatttgtgatttttgacATACCTAAAAATTTcctgtatcatttaaaaaatttttttatttatttatgatagtcacacagagagagagagagagagagagaggcagagacataggcagagggagaagcaggctccatgcacagggagcccgacgtgggattcaatcccaggtctccaggatcgcgccctgggccaaaggcaggcgctaaaccgctgcgccacccagggatcccttcctgtATCATTATAAATCAAtcttaaacacatttattttggaAGAAACCTTAAAATCatttccataaattaaaaaatcagtatcaCTTGGAAAATGGAAGCAAACTGTAGAAACTAATAAAGAACTAaataagaactagaaaaaatatctCTCCATGTTTCTCCTATGGTCACCTTGTTTGCTAGTGGTGGTAGGCATAGGTATTATTTATACATGTGTGAAATACAAGAGACTCTTAGGGAAATACTAGTCTTAGGGAAATACTAGTTTTAACCAGGTGTTTTTCACACTTGGTTAGCAACCCATTAGAGGGTTTTGAAATTGATGTAATGGATCACAGACTATACTGAAAAAAGGGCGAGTGAATGGAATAGAGAATATCAGTGCACTGCACATAGTTTATAGTAATGTTATTTTGCCAAACTTCTTCAATTGTATGCAAATTTTTTATATGACAATGATGCAAGAAGTAGTTCAGTGGCTCCCACTGTGGACAGTGGTGGAAACTTTTGAAAGTCTTTGCTGTAATCTGTATTCATACTTCACCTTTGTCTATTGGTGGCACTGAATAGCGGAAGCTGCTTGAGGGAGAAAAGGTGGGCTTCCTTTGTTCACCActgctggtggggagggaggggagacacatcaggctccccccccccttttttttaaagattttacttatttattcatgagagacacagagagaggcagagacacaggcagagggagaaaccagctcatgcagggagcctaatgtgggacatgatcccagcatgcactgagccaaaagcaaaggctcaaccactgagccacccaggcatccctcaggcTCCCCTTATATCATTTTAAGGCCATTTCCCCCAGGAGTGGGGAGTCGTGTAGAGGGAGGCTGACTGTGTTTCCAAAGGAGCTTGCCTTTACCTTTCTTGTGCTGTATTAGCTTCAAGATGGGAGAGATGGCCCTCTAAGGTCCAGCCTTGTCCTTAGTGATCTAGGGACTGTGAGTAAAAATGGGAGAAGGGAGAATGGTGCAAACAGGCAGAAGGATCCCCTCTCCAACCTGCCTCTCATATAAAACCCCATCATCTGGAACTGGAGAGGGTCTGGGAGGGAGAATACATTTGACCTCACACCTTTGCAGTGCTCTTCCCAGAGTTTCTCACATCACGACCCTTACATTACCAGGATCTGACTTGCCTCTTCAGTCATTCTCTTCCAACGCTATCCTGAAGCTGTAAGTTTTCACAACACCAAAATACTGAACCTTCTGTGCCAGCCTTCCTGAAGATATGCTTCCCTGAGTTCGCAAAGAGTTTgttagagacacagaggcagcatttaaaaatcaagggatttaaaaaaaagggagggggagattTCACACAAATGTCTATATTTTTGGCTTTAACAGATACAAAGAGGGGTCTCACAATTATGCCTGCAGGGACTAGGTAAATAAATGTATGAATCAGGTCCATTTTCCTGACTTATAGAGAGTTGGGAGCAGAGGAATATTTCTTATGTCTGTATGACAATGGTAGCAAGCTCCTGTTGGGCCTTACTATGGgtccaggcattgttctaagcactttatgaTTGTTCATTAATCTTTGTCACTTTCCTACAAGTTAGAAAATGGTGGCATTTGCCCAATGTTTGCAGAAGCACAATGATAAATGGCAAGTGCAAATCAGCCTCAGTGAGTAGAGGGGTGAGGCTCTGGGGGACCTGGGTGTCACATTCCCCACTAAATGGAGAACACCTCTCTAGACCACAGTTTCTATATGGGCAGGTAGGCCttgtgtttcctcctcttctctcagcatcaaagaaagaaatgcccAGCAGTGAGGAGGTGAGACATGATATAGCACTGCAATAAAAGCCTGCAGCCTCCTCTTTGAGCTACCCTAGATGTCTTAATATatgccttaatatttttttaagtcctagGAGAGAATACTATGTTCAAGCAAATGTCTCTTGGAACCAAAAGAGGAGGACATAGTGCTTTTGGTATCCAGAGGAGTATTACAGGGAGTTAACAGGATTCTCACTCAGGGGTTCTTACTTAAAGAAATTGCCACACTTTATCTCTGATGAATACCCGTGAGCGTTTCAAGGAACCAATGGCCAGTATCTATcagaaatataaatgcatatgtcCTTTGATTCAGCAATTCCCCTTCTAATGCCTCTTAGAAATATACCGCTACATTCACAAAGATGAATCTATAATGTTATTTGTTGTAGCATTATCAGTTGTATAAGGCTGAAAAGGAACTAACCAGCCCAGTAGTTGGAGACAAAACAAATGATGGTACATCCATACAGTAAAATACTGTGCTGCAGTTAGGAAGTCACTTGGAAAGCACAGCATCCTTCCAGGGAGTCttggtatatatatgcaaataaccCCTTTTATTTATACAAGCAATAACATCATCTGTGTATACACAGTAGCATATACTGCtctgcaacttatttttttttcacttaatacatCTTCTAAAATATTCCATAATAGTTTATATTGTTCACCAGTGTAGAGAATTCAGCTAAACAATTCTGTAATATTGCCACCTTGGCATCTATTTTGCATGGCCAAGCAGCCCGCAGGGGCCTTAAACTGACATTTGCCCTCCCATGCACATGCCAAGATAACAGCCTGCAGAGTAACAAGTAAACCTAATTTCCTGATATGattctccccgccccctcccccccatagtCCCTGTGATCCACAGTCTCTCCTG includes:
- the SLF2 gene encoding SMC5-SMC6 complex localization factor protein 2 isoform X3 — encoded protein: MTRRCMPARPGFPSSPAPGSSPPRCHLRPGSTAPAAAGKRTKSPGDRYRAEGWRRGRVAGARV